The DNA sequence ATCTCCAATAAGTAGGTTATATTTTTTTCTCATATAGTTAACTATATATTCATCAAACTTATCTCCACCCATTTTTATAGATTCACTAACTACATCTCCACCTAAAGATATAACGGCTATATCTGCAGTTCCTCCGCCTATATCAACAACCATATTACCATCTGGTTTAGATATATCGATTCCAGCTCCAATAGCGGCCGCTATTGGCTCTTCTATTATATATACATCTCTAGCTCCAGCTTGTCTCGTTGCTTCTTCTACAGCTCTTTTTTCTACTTCTGTAACTCCAGTTGGAACACATACCATTATTTTTGGCATAAAAAATCTAGCAAAGCCTTTTTTATCTATAACTTTGTTTACATAATATGTTAACATTTTTTCAGTTATTTCATAATCAGATATTACTCCATCTTTTAACGGTCTTATTGCAACAATATTTCCAGGGGTTCTTCCTATCATTCTTCTAGCTTCTTCGCCAACAGCTAGTACCGTATTTGTATTTTTATCTATAGCAACAACAGAGGGCTCTTCTAGGACTACTCCTTTTCCATTAACATATACAAGGATATTTGCAGTTCCTAAATCTATTCCGATTTCAGCTCCTTTAGCCATCATATTCAACTCCTTTTAATTTATCTAAACTTTTCGTTATTTTAAATACTCTACATACAAAAATATACAAAAATCTGTTTTTAGTCAAGAAAAAATGTAGGCACATTAACCTACATTTTTGTCACATTTAATTTCATATTTTTGTTTTGTTGCCATTCCACCCCTAATATGTCTCTCGGATTTATTCTTTTCTAAAACCATTTTAACCTCTTTTGCAAGAGATGGGTTAATTTCCTCTAATCGTTCAGTTACATCTTTGTGTATAGTACTCTTACTAACACCAAATGTTTTAGCAGTTTGTCTGACTGTTGTTTTCTTTTCTAATATATACTTTGCTACAACTATAGCTCTTTCCTCTATGTGCGATCTCAAGACTTCCCCCCCTTAAATCCTAGCCTTAGTAATATATATGTAATTAAATAAAAAATATAACAAGCTTAATCAAATTTGATTAAGCTTGTTATATTTTTTATTTAATTAAAGTCATTGGATCTATAGATTTTCCATTTTTACTAGCTGTTAAATGAACATGTGGTCCATCTAAACTCTCAACACTACTTGTATCTCCTACCTTACCTAAAACATCTCCATCCTTTACTTCCTGATTCTTTTCTACAGAAGTTTTACTATCTAAATTAGAATATACAACAGTTACTTTATCTTTTGATTCTACCTTTACAGAAACTCCATGCTTATCATCTTTAAAAATATCTACTACTTTACCATTTGTTATAGATTTTACTTTGCTACCTTTTTTAGCTTTTACATCTAATCCTTTATGTATTTCCCAAACATCTAATGTTGATGAATAAGTTGGTTCTTTTTCAGAATATTCTCTCGTAACTTTCTCACCTAAATAATTTAATTTAGTTTCTTTTTCTTTAATAACTTCTTTTTCTTTTGCTTTTTCTAAATTTTCCTTAGAATTTGTAGTTGTTGGAACCGCATCCTTATCTTTTTCTATTAGATGTATTTCTTCATCTTCATTACCTTTTGCAGTTTTATTTTCATTATCTACAAATCCATTCTTAGTCGCTAGATCATCTACACTATTTTTAGTAAATAAAACTCCTCCTATAGCAACTAAACATACGCATACAAATAATGCTAAGTAAAAACCATCCTTTTCTAATAGCTTTTTCTTTTTCATGGTACACCTCCAAATATATTAATACATTTGTATTTTGTACCTTATATGTTATTTTTATACAATTTTTACAATTTTATATTAGTATTTAATTAATATTTTTATTAAATTTCCAATAAAAAAGTCCTAAGATAATATCTCATCAATATTATCTTAGGACTTTTTTATATTTCTACATTAGTATATATCCTTTATTTTAGTACTTGAATAATAATGGTTTAATATATCATAATATTGATATCCATCTTTAGCCATTCCTTCAGCACCCCATTGGCTCATACCAACCCCATGACCATATCCCTTTACAATTATATCTACATAATCCTTATTATACTTTATATCAAAATTAGCTGAATTTAAATCAAATAAACTTCTAATATCACGACCTGATAATTCTTTATTAGAAATTTTTATTTTTTCAACTGATCCACCCTCACTTCGACTTTTTATACTTATCTGACTTGATAAATTTTTACTTGATATATTAATACCCGGATAACTCTTTTGAATAGCCCTTACAAAGTCTTCATTGTTTATTTTGATATTAGATGCATATTTAGGTGCATTTTTATCGTAGGGACTATCTACGGCCCTCAAATAAGGATATTTTGTACTAAAAACTTCTTCACTATTTTCTGTACTCCCTGAAGATGTTGAAAAATACAAAGGAAGAATAGGCTTATCATTATATACAATAATATGTCCTTTGGTTTCTTTGACAGCTTGTTCTATTTTTTTATAATACTTATCCATCCACTTTTTGCCGTTTTTCTTTAAAAGTTCATCTTTACTTTTATATTCTTGACAATGCTTATAATCAGTACATACATCTGCACTTTTATGTTTTTTCGAATCTTTATTATATATTGTAAATGTTCTTGCTGCTACAGCTTGTGCCTTTAAAGCTTCTAAATCGAATTCTGCCGACATTTCTCCGGAAATAACGCCACATAAATATTCCTCTAAATCCTTTATTTCAACTTGTCCCGTTTTATGATTATAAACTTTTATTTGAGGAGTTTCTTTGTTTACCGTTTCATAATTTATAACTTTTTTATCTTTTTTAGATCTAAAATTGAAATCATTAGATGAATTTATATGCATTTGACTACTTGAATCATAAGCAAATATAGATATACAAATTGGTACTGCTATGGCAGTTATTATAACTCCCGCGAAAACTATTAAAGGGTTCTTCATAAAATTTCCTCCTTAGATAAATACTTCTAATCAATAAATTTTATGAACAACCCGTCATATTTATTACTATTTATTAGTCTTCAATTATTTCTATATTTCCGCCTAATGCTTGTATCTTTTTGTCTATATCAACATATCCTCTTTGTATATGATATATATCTCCTATTTCTGTTTCTCCTTCTGCTATAAGTCCACATAATATTAAAGCTGCTCCAGCTCTTAAGTCTGTAGCCTTTACTGAAGATCCATATAATTTATCTACTCCAGTAACTATAGCACTTCTTCCTTCTATTTTTATGTTTGCTCCCATTCTATTGAATTCAGCTACGTGCATAAATCTATTTTCAAATACAGTTTCTATAACTACACCTGTTCCGTTAGCAACAGTAGCCATAGCCATAAATTGAGCTTGAACATCAGTAGGGAAACCTGGATGTGGTAAAGTTTTTATATCTATTGGTTTTAAAACATCTGGACCCTTTACTCTAACTGAATTTTCCATATCTATTATTTCACAACCAGCTTCTTTTAATTTAGCTACAACTGGTTTTAAATGTTCCATCATTACATTTTCTATCGTTATGTCACCCTTCGTCATAGCTGCTGCAACCATATATGTTGCTGCTTCTATTCTATCTGGTATAACGTTGTGTTCTGCACCCTTTAAAGATTTAACACCTTTTATTCTTATTGTATTAGTTCCTGCACCTTTTACATTTGCTCCCATCTCGTTTAAGAAGTTAGCTAAATCAACTATTTCTGGCTCTTCAGCAGCATTTTCAATTATAGTTGTTCCTTCTGATAATGAGGCAGCCATCATTATATTTTCTGTAGCCCCAACAGACGGGAAGTCTAAATATAACTTACTTCCTACTAGTTTATCTGCATTTGCTTCTACAAATCCATGATCTATTATTACATTTGCCCCTAATGCCTTAAATCCTTTTAGATGTAAATCAATTGGTCTAGTACCTATTGCACATCCTCCTGGCATAGATATTTTAGTATGATTAAATCTTGCAAGTAATGGTCCCATTACTAAAAATGATGCTCTCATTTTTCTTACAAGCTCATATGGAGCCTCACAAGTTTTTATCTCACTTGCATCTACCGTAAGCACACAATCTTTATATTCAACTTTAGCCCCTAAATGTCTTAATAAGTCAGATATTACATGAACATCCTTTAAGTTAGGTACACCTCTTAAAACAGATTTACCTTCTGCCAATAAAGTTGCTGCTATTATAGGTAATACTGCATTTTTTGCCCCATCTATTTTAACACTTCCTACAAGTGGATTACTCTTCTTTACTAAAATTTTTGCCATTTCACTTTTCTCCTCACACTAATATTAATAATCTAATTTGATAATAGGTGTAGCTATGTAGATCATTGTTTTTTCTTCATTTTCGCTATACCTTATTCCTATATTTAAATTTACCTTATTTCCCAAATATTCTATGTAATCAGTTTTTATATCTTTACTAAAAGCTGTAATAGATATAAAATTTTCTTCTTCAACCCTATCTATTTCTTTAGCATTCATATTATATAATATTTTTTGTAAAATATCATCATATTTATTTACTTGTAACTTTTTTTCATATTCACCAGCTAAGCATGTGTATATGTCAACCCTATCACTATGAATATTTAGCGAGTTTTCTACAACTCTATAAATATCCACTATATCTTTATATACTTTATTCTCTAATATGTCAACTATAATATATGACTCATTTTTACTTTTATTTGCAACAATTATAGAAATATTTTTATCTTTTTCTTCAATTTGTGCATATACCTGACTTTGAGCCTTATTTTTATTTTCTATCCATTTGATATTTGACTCTTCTAATCCTAAACTAGAAATAATATCCAGGCATATATTTTTCATTTCACCCTTACTTAAATGTCTATCTATATATGAATTTGCTTTGATATTATAAAATTTAAATTCACTATTTATACTTTCAAATGTATTTATAACTTGTTTATATCCATTATTTCCCTCATTAGCCTTAACTTCTTCATAACAAACAAATATACCAATTAAAAATATAGATACTAAACTTATAATCATTAAATTTTTTTTCATTGTATATACCCCCTAAATTTTCCATTAATATATCTAAAATTATTAACAAAAAATAGGAAATTATACTTTATTAAATAGCGTTAGCTATTCGTTAAAAATAAGCCTATGTAAGTACATAGGCTTAAAATTATCTATTATTCAACTGTAACTGATTTAGCTAAGTTTCTTGGTTTATCTACATCACAACCTCTTTCAACTGCAACATAGTATGATAATAATTGAAGTGGTAAAACTGTTAATATACTTGATAATACATCATCAACATTTGGTATATATATTACTTCATCAGCAGCTTTTTCAACTTCTTTATTTTTCTCTTGAGCTACAGCTATAACATATGCACCTCTAGCTTTAACCTCTTCCATATTAGAAACCATCTTCTCAAATAAATCACCTTGAGATGCTATAGCTATAACAGGTGTTCCTTTTTCTATTAATGCTATCGTACCATGCTTTAACTCTCCTGCTGCAAAAGCCTCTGCGTGTATATAAGATATTTCTTTTATCTTTAATGCACCTTCCATAGCTATGTTATAGTCTAAACCTCTACCTAAGTAGAAAGCACTATGCTTTTCTTTTAAAGTCTTAGCAACTTCTTTTATATGATCTTCTTGCTTTAAAGCTTCTTCTACTTTAGAAGGCATTTCTTTTAATTTTTCTATCATTTCATTATAGTATTCTCTTGTTATAGTGCCTTTCTTTATAGCAAAATCTAAAGCTATCATATAGAAAGATACTAATTGAGTTGTATAAGCCTTTGTAGATGCAACAGATATTTCTGGACCTGCCCAAGTATAGAATACATCATCAGACTCTCTAGCTATTGAAGATCCAACAACGTTAGTTACTGATAGTATTCTTGCTCCTCTTTCCTTTGCATATCTTAAAGATGCTAAAGTATCTGCAGTTTCTCCTGATTGACTTACTAATATTAATAATGTCTTATCATCTATAAATGGATCTCTATATCTAAATTCTGATGCTATATCAGTTATTACTGGTATCTTAGCAAACTTTTCTATCGCAAATTTACCTATAAGACCCGCATGATAAGCTGTACCACATGCTACTATATAAACTCTATTTATATTGTCTAAATCTTCTTTAGTCATTTTTATATCATCTAAATGGATTTCTCCATTTTCATTTAATCTTCTTACTAATGTTTCTTTAACTCCACTAGGTTGCTCATAAACTTCTTTTAACATGAAGTGTTCATATCCACCTTTTGATGCTGCTTCAACATCCCAAGTTATTTCATTTACTTCTTTGTTAACTACTTCTCTATTTTCATTTAAAACAGTAACTTTATCTCCTACTATATGAACAAACTCTCCGTTTTCTAAGAAATATACTTTTCTTGTATATTTTAATATTGCAGGTATATCTGATGCTATGAAGTTTTCACCTTCTCCAAGTCCAACAACTAAAGGACTATCTTTTCTAACAGAAACTAGCTCTTGGTTATTGTCTTTGCATATAACTCCTAATGCATATGCTCCTCTTAATCTTTGAGTAGCTTTATAAACAGCATCTAATAAATTACCTTCATAATATTTATCAACTAAATGTGCAACTACTTCAGTATCTGTTTGTGATAAGAATTTTACACCTTCAGCCTGTAATTCTTCTTTTAATTCAATGTAGTTTTCTATTATACCATTATGAACAACTGCAATTGTTCTATCCATATTAAAGTGAGGATGTGAGTTAACATCTGATGGTTCTCCATGAGTAGCCCATCTTGTATGACCTATTCCTAATCCTCCTTGTATAGGATTCTTCTCTAGGTCTTCAGCTAAAACAGCCAGCCTCCCTTTGAATTTTCTTATTTCTAATTCATTTCCAGTATTCACAGCAACACCTGCAGAGTCATATCCTCTGTACTCAAGCTTAGAAAGTCCTTCTACTAGAACCTCTGTTGCCATTTTATTTCCTAAATATCCAACTATACCACACATATCTTGTGTCCTCCTAAAAATATTATTTATATATATTTTTAAGATTCAGGTCAGTTTACATAAGTTTTATTTTGTACATGTAATTACTTACATGGTTTGTTAAAACTTTCCGATGGTAAACACACCGCAGAGCATCCGCCGACACTTCGATAAACTCTGTCCTCGTCAACTCAGACCAAATCATCAATCTAAGTTCTGGCGCTTGTAAAGCAAATACTGAGAAAACTCTCAGCATTTAACTTTATTAATATAATATTTATTAATTGATAGTTTCTCAGTATTTACTTTTCAAATTATGATAATTTCTCTTGTATTAAATTAGCTAAGTTTGTAGCTAACTCTTTTAATTGACCTTCATCTTTACCCTCTAACATAACTCTTACTAATGGTTCTGTACCAGATGGTCTTATTAAAACCCTTCCTGATCCATCCATTAGTTTTTCTATTCTCTCTATTTCAGATTTAATTTCTGGTATTTCCATATATCTGTTTTTATTCTCATTTTTTATTCTTGCATTTACTAGTACTTGCGGGTATTGTGTCATTACTGATGCAAGATTTGATAAAGTTTTACCTTCTTCTTTAACTATTTGTGCTAAAACTAAAGAACTTAAAACTCCATCTCCTGTAGTGTTATAATCTAGGAATATCATATGTCCTGATTGCTCTCCACCTAAATTATATCCGCTATTTTTCATCTCTTCTAAAACATATCTATCTCCTACCGAAGTAGTTGCTAAGTTTATATCATTTTCTTTAGCTGCTATAACTAATCCTATATTACTCATAACTGTTACAACTAAAGTATTTTTTGCTAATTTATTGTGTTTCTTTAAATAGATGGCACCTAATATCATTATATGGTCACCATCAACTATTTCACCTTTTTCATCTACAGCTATTAATCTATCTGCATCTCCATCATATGCTAAACCTAAGTCTGCATTATTTTTAGTTACAGCTTCTTGTAAATTTTCTGGGTGTGTAGATCCACATTTATCATTTATATTATTTCCATCAGGAGTATTATTTATTGCTACTACTTCTGCTCCTAATTCTTCAAAAACCATAGGTCCAACTTTATAAGATGCTCCGTTTGCACAATCTAAAACTACCTTTAATCCTTTTAAATCTGCATTAACTATAGTTTTTAGATAATCCACATAATCTCTAACTGCATCATGTTTGTGTAACTTTTTACCAACTCCATTTCCAGTTGGGTGAACATCCACTTTATCTATATCATCTATATATTTTTCTATTTCTAATTCTATAGAATCATCTAGTTTATATCCATCTGCATTAAAGAATTTAATTCCATTATATTCAACAGGGTTATGTGATGCTGATATAACCACTCCACAGTCAGCATTATAGTGTCTAGTTAAATAAGCTACCCCTGGTGTTGGTATAACTCCAACAGTTATTATATCGCATCCAACTGACATTAGTCCAGCTATAAGAGCAGATTCTAGCATATCACCTGATACTCTAGTATCTTTTCCAACTACAACTTTAACTTTGTCTTTACCTTTAGTTAGAACATAACCACCTGCTCTACCTAATTTATATGCTAAGTCACAGTTTAACTCAGTATTAGCTATTCCTCTTACTCCGTCAGTTCCAAAATATTTTCTCATTTTAAAAACTCCTTCCAACAATAAAGACCTATAAAAAATACATTTTTTTATATTATGTCCTATTAAAGTCTTTAGTTCATAATTGTTATTGTAATATGTTTAACAAAAAAAGACAATAGTATTTACACTATTGTCTTTTTTATGTCACTAATTACATAAACTTGGAATATTATGTTATGCAAGCGCTTCTTGAGATTTTACAGCTTCAGCACCTTTCATTAATGCTTCCTTATTTAATGGAACAAATTTTTCTTTACTTGGTCCAAAGACTTTTTTAAATGCTTCTAATACTGATTCCACTTCTACACATTTATTTAATTCTAAGTATGCAC is a window from the Paraclostridium sordellii genome containing:
- the mreB gene encoding rod shape-determining protein MreB, which codes for MMAKGAEIGIDLGTANILVYVNGKGVVLEEPSVVAIDKNTNTVLAVGEEARRMIGRTPGNIVAIRPLKDGVISDYEITEKMLTYYVNKVIDKKGFARFFMPKIMVCVPTGVTEVEKRAVEEATRQAGARDVYIIEEPIAAAIGAGIDISKPDGNMVVDIGGGTADIAVISLGGDVVSESIKMGGDKFDEYIVNYMRKKYNLLIGDRTAEQIKMNIGTAYPREEEVSMDVKGRNLLTGLPQKINVESKEMLDALKEGVNQIVAAVHSVLEKTPPELAADISESGIIMTGGGALLYGLDKKIEERTGIKVKIADDPLSCVAKGTGESLSALSILESGGTLPAKKRIDEGEN
- the spoIIID gene encoding sporulation transcriptional regulator SpoIIID, giving the protein MRSHIEERAIVVAKYILEKKTTVRQTAKTFGVSKSTIHKDVTERLEEINPSLAKEVKMVLEKNKSERHIRGGMATKQKYEIKCDKNVG
- a CDS encoding M23 family metallopeptidase gives rise to the protein MKKKKLLEKDGFYLALFVCVCLVAIGGVLFTKNSVDDLATKNGFVDNENKTAKGNEDEEIHLIEKDKDAVPTTTNSKENLEKAKEKEVIKEKETKLNYLGEKVTREYSEKEPTYSSTLDVWEIHKGLDVKAKKGSKVKSITNGKVVDIFKDDKHGVSVKVESKDKVTVVYSNLDSKTSVEKNQEVKDGDVLGKVGDTSSVESLDGPHVHLTASKNGKSIDPMTLIK
- the spoIID gene encoding stage II sporulation protein D, with protein sequence MKNPLIVFAGVIITAIAVPICISIFAYDSSSQMHINSSNDFNFRSKKDKKVINYETVNKETPQIKVYNHKTGQVEIKDLEEYLCGVISGEMSAEFDLEALKAQAVAARTFTIYNKDSKKHKSADVCTDYKHCQEYKSKDELLKKNGKKWMDKYYKKIEQAVKETKGHIIVYNDKPILPLYFSTSSGSTENSEEVFSTKYPYLRAVDSPYDKNAPKYASNIKINNEDFVRAIQKSYPGINISSKNLSSQISIKSRSEGGSVEKIKISNKELSGRDIRSLFDLNSANFDIKYNKDYVDIIVKGYGHGVGMSQWGAEGMAKDGYQYYDILNHYYSSTKIKDIY
- the murA gene encoding UDP-N-acetylglucosamine 1-carboxyvinyltransferase, coding for MAKILVKKSNPLVGSVKIDGAKNAVLPIIAATLLAEGKSVLRGVPNLKDVHVISDLLRHLGAKVEYKDCVLTVDASEIKTCEAPYELVRKMRASFLVMGPLLARFNHTKISMPGGCAIGTRPIDLHLKGFKALGANVIIDHGFVEANADKLVGSKLYLDFPSVGATENIMMAASLSEGTTIIENAAEEPEIVDLANFLNEMGANVKGAGTNTIRIKGVKSLKGAEHNVIPDRIEAATYMVAAAMTKGDITIENVMMEHLKPVVAKLKEAGCEIIDMENSVRVKGPDVLKPIDIKTLPHPGFPTDVQAQFMAMATVANGTGVVIETVFENRFMHVAEFNRMGANIKIEGRSAIVTGVDKLYGSSVKATDLRAGAALILCGLIAEGETEIGDIYHIQRGYVDIDKKIQALGGNIEIIED
- a CDS encoding YwmB family TATA-box binding protein, yielding MKKNLMIISLVSIFLIGIFVCYEEVKANEGNNGYKQVINTFESINSEFKFYNIKANSYIDRHLSKGEMKNICLDIISSLGLEESNIKWIENKNKAQSQVYAQIEEKDKNISIIVANKSKNESYIIVDILENKVYKDIVDIYRVVENSLNIHSDRVDIYTCLAGEYEKKLQVNKYDDILQKILYNMNAKEIDRVEEENFISITAFSKDIKTDYIEYLGNKVNLNIGIRYSENEEKTMIYIATPIIKLDY
- the glmS gene encoding glutamine--fructose-6-phosphate transaminase (isomerizing) codes for the protein MCGIVGYLGNKMATEVLVEGLSKLEYRGYDSAGVAVNTGNELEIRKFKGRLAVLAEDLEKNPIQGGLGIGHTRWATHGEPSDVNSHPHFNMDRTIAVVHNGIIENYIELKEELQAEGVKFLSQTDTEVVAHLVDKYYEGNLLDAVYKATQRLRGAYALGVICKDNNQELVSVRKDSPLVVGLGEGENFIASDIPAILKYTRKVYFLENGEFVHIVGDKVTVLNENREVVNKEVNEITWDVEAASKGGYEHFMLKEVYEQPSGVKETLVRRLNENGEIHLDDIKMTKEDLDNINRVYIVACGTAYHAGLIGKFAIEKFAKIPVITDIASEFRYRDPFIDDKTLLILVSQSGETADTLASLRYAKERGARILSVTNVVGSSIARESDDVFYTWAGPEISVASTKAYTTQLVSFYMIALDFAIKKGTITREYYNEMIEKLKEMPSKVEEALKQEDHIKEVAKTLKEKHSAFYLGRGLDYNIAMEGALKIKEISYIHAEAFAAGELKHGTIALIEKGTPVIAIASQGDLFEKMVSNMEEVKARGAYVIAVAQEKNKEVEKAADEVIYIPNVDDVLSSILTVLPLQLLSYYVAVERGCDVDKPRNLAKSVTVE
- the glmM gene encoding phosphoglucosamine mutase, translated to MRKYFGTDGVRGIANTELNCDLAYKLGRAGGYVLTKGKDKVKVVVGKDTRVSGDMLESALIAGLMSVGCDIITVGVIPTPGVAYLTRHYNADCGVVISASHNPVEYNGIKFFNADGYKLDDSIELEIEKYIDDIDKVDVHPTGNGVGKKLHKHDAVRDYVDYLKTIVNADLKGLKVVLDCANGASYKVGPMVFEELGAEVVAINNTPDGNNINDKCGSTHPENLQEAVTKNNADLGLAYDGDADRLIAVDEKGEIVDGDHIMILGAIYLKKHNKLAKNTLVVTVMSNIGLVIAAKENDINLATTSVGDRYVLEEMKNSGYNLGGEQSGHMIFLDYNTTGDGVLSSLVLAQIVKEEGKTLSNLASVMTQYPQVLVNARIKNENKNRYMEIPEIKSEIERIEKLMDGSGRVLIRPSGTEPLVRVMLEGKDEGQLKELATNLANLIQEKLS